One Thermofilum pendens Hrk 5 DNA segment encodes these proteins:
- the pdo gene encoding protein disulfide oxidoreductase: protein MPVEYDEELVNDLRQMFQALENPVSIKWFVDPGSECVYCDDTEQILNLVQQVSGGKVRVTRYTSKDPEAKKYSIDMFPAILIHGVDEWNVRFFGIPAGYEFGAFVEDIIDASTGRVNISPEIREILLKYVTKPTRIMIFVTPTCPYCPIAVRAAHRFAMVNKNIYGDMIEALEFSDLADRYGVYAVPKNVIQVNGEDKNEFEGAAPDPYFVAKILEAYGVEIPRSLQEAIAGIEAQYTEETYEDEELHHHHHHHH, encoded by the coding sequence CGACTTGAGGCAGATGTTTCAGGCTCTCGAGAACCCAGTGAGCATCAAGTGGTTCGTGGACCCGGGCTCCGAGTGTGTTTACTGCGATGACACAGAGCAGATACTAAACCTTGTGCAACAGGTATCCGGTGGGAAAGTCCGCGTCACTAGGTATACGAGTAAAGACCCTGAGGCAAAGAAGTACAGCATAGACATGTTTCCGGCTATACTCATCCATGGTGTGGACGAGTGGAATGTGAGGTTCTTCGGTATACCGGCTGGCTACGAGTTCGGCGCGTTTGTTGAAGACATCATCGATGCGTCTACGGGTAGGGTTAACATTTCTCCGGAGATCAGGGAGATACTCTTGAAGTACGTGACTAAGCCTACCCGGATAATGATATTCGTGACACCCACTTGCCCCTATTGCCCGATAGCTGTCCGTGCCGCTCACAGGTTTGCCATGGTGAACAAGAACATCTACGGAGACATGATAGAGGCTCTAGAGTTCTCGGATTTAGCGGACAGGTATGGCGTGTACGCTGTCCCGAAGAACGTTATACAGGTAAACGGCGAGGATAAGAACGAGTTCGAAGGGGCGGCTCCCGACCCCTACTTCGTGGCGAAAATACTCGAAGCCTACGGAGTCGAGATACCCAGAAGTCTTCAGGAAGCGATAGCCGGGATAGAAGCCCAGTATACTGAGGAGACTTACGAAGACGAGGAACTACACCATCACCACCATCACCATCATTAA